The genomic region CACAACCTTCTTTGCTCCTGCTCCAAAATCAAAATCAACCGACCTCTGAAGGTCGAACGAAACCTGCCTCACGGCCACAGCCGGCGTAGGAAATCCAGACGGATCCACTATCCGAGCAATACGCTCGTGCAGTGAAGCCATGTTCCCGCGAGCTGCAAGTATCTCTGCTTTCATAGATTGTATCTCTTGGAATGTTTCATCGATAAGCTTCGCTTCGCCCGCACTCGCATATGAAGATGTAAAAGGCGAATAAAGTCCCGACCTGTTATAAGCACGCACCCTTACATGCACCACCGTTCCGGGCTTAGCCTTTATAAAGTGAACTGTTCTGGGTCCTCGATAGAATAGCTTTTCTCCGTTTATAGAAGGAATGTTGTCATAATCTACATAAACTTCATATCCAGCTGCTTCTGTCATAGGGGTAATGTTGAGCCTTACGCCAAGTTCTTGGCTGATCAAATTTATCGATGGTGCTGTGTCCAAATTTTCATCTCCACCCGCCACTATCGGCTCTGATATTGCCCATTCGGATTCATTGCCTCTTTTATCTACTGCCTGAACATAAACTGCTCCAACCTCGCCAAGCGGTATTCCATGAAATGTATAATGTGTGTTGATAGGAGACTGCCTAAATGCCACTGTTCTCTCCCGCCTTTTCACAGGCAATGGTTGATAATTCTCATCCAGAGGCATCCATACTATGCGGTAATATGCTATTCCTAAATCGTCGCTGGAAGGTATCCATGTCACGCTTACCCAAGCATATTGTGGTAAATTGTCCACTCTACCCTCAGCAACTGATTCTATCCCCGTAGAGACCGATTGTATCGTTGGTGGCGATGGTGGCTCGGTATCGTATTCCACACTTAAAACTTCGGGTTTGAGTCTCAGATATTGCCTCAAATCGATAGCATATAACTGCCCCTGTTGGTCAACTCCTATTTTGGCAAGAGCAAGTCGCCCTTCCCCGTTAAATTGTGATTCTCTCACAGCCTCGATTTGATACGAATCAATCTTGCGACACGGATAACTTTCTCCAGTTATGGGATGTTGCCTGAAATCATCATCTACATATACATGCTTAATGTAAACGATATTGGGCTCATTCTCAGGTTCATCCAAATTGACCGTTTGCTCCTCGTTTACTTCTACTCTTAATCCGTTGATATAAGCCGCCCCGGATTTAACTTTTACACTTCCATGATTTGACGGATCCGGGACATAGACCTCAAGTTCCTCCAGATAGCCTTTTAGAACTCCGTCTTTAAAAGTGTCTCGAAATTTTTGGTTTGCATTTTCATGTGCATAATCCTGCAGTTCCTCCATGTCGCCGACTCGTGGTTTCATCCCTGACCAGAAGTGAACTTTGCTCATTACTCTACCTCCAAGGTTATATCCCCTAAAGTCAGATATGCTTTTGTAAATGCGGGTTTAACCATCTTCAAGATGTTTTTAGCAAGGTTGATGTCTCCATTTTGTGCATTTACCCAGAATATAAACCTTTCATCGCCCTCCCATATCCTTGTGGCACGAACATTTTGCCCATATTGAGCTTCAAACTCCATCTCATCATCCTCGTCATTGAAAAGATGGCTCAGTTCGTCTTCGCTCCTGTCCTGTTCCTCATTTGCTTCATGCAATATCCATCTATCGTCGTCTTTCCCAAAATCGATAAACGAATCAACCGTAAAACCGGCATATTCCAGTTCTTTCCTCAACCCCAACTCCGTTCCCCAAAGCCTCACATCTATCCCAAAGTTTGCAAGCCTCTCTCTGAAAGCTTCATCTGTTTCATTTGGGTATCGGAACAATCCCCTATCAGCCGCTGCCAACATCAAATCTTCCACTTCAGGAGATCCGTTCGGCGTTCGGAACGGCAGTATTTTCGCAAAGTTGATTAAATCAGCTATCACATCTTCAATCGCATCTGCTATATCCAAAACCATCTTAACCTTCAGGAACCCGGGCAGCAGCTCACGGATCATAGAAGAGCCTCCTTGGAGTGTGATCCCCACGGTGAGACTTGTATTTGCCCTGCTGTCACCTTGGAATCCTCTGGAATTTCAACATTTCCTCTTGGATAGATAAATCTAACATCTTCTGCCCCTGCATCTAACACTATCGCAATAAGTTTCGCCAAAATTACATCCTGACCCGGCGGCAATGAATTCAAGTGATTCCTTATCGCAGCTTCGGCTGAAGATGACACTGAAAATGGCTTGACTTCGCAATTAACATCTATCGGATACACATCCGGAACCACTGCTTTGAGCATTACACCTATTGGAGCACGTTCCGTCAAGATATTTTGAACATCCTGAATCAATTCTGACGAAGCAGGCACTAAGTTTCCATCCTCGTCTCTGCTCCATATCAAAACTTTGGCCGTCCCTAATCCAAACGCATTTGGAATGACCTGCACATCCTCCACACCTTCAACTTCAAAACACCATGCTTTAATTCCGTTTATAGTTGCACCGCTGTGCTTATACCATGCCAAAATAGCTCTTTTCCTCAAATGCTCATCGTCCTCGCCATCCATCCTTTCAACCCCAAGTTCTTTTGCCCTCAAAGTCAAGGCATCCCCTGTCGCAGTGGTTATAAAAAGCGATCTATAATTAGCCGAAATCGTAAACTGTATCTCTTCCAGCCTCACAGCAATGGCCTCTAACAATGACCTTATCCTTGAACCCGGATTGAAATTTGTGAAGTCGGTCGTCCTTGCCAGCAGTGCTGTTTTCAGCTCCTCATAGATCTCTCTTGCCGTTTTCATGATTCACAGAAGCGAAAACCCCGGCACCTGCAGGCGTCCCAAGGACCGTCCCTCTGTGGCTCCGCCAGGTCGCACCTTATGCCCACGGCGCACCCTTAAAGAACCACAGCGGCAGCGACAGTCCCCTTCCCACAAGTGCCGGGGGGACCTTTCAACCCATTGGATATACATTTTCAAAATATACATTTTTAACAACAGCTACCACCCGCACCGCTACTTGTTTATCACTTTGCTCGACCGTTACGCCTACATCCTTGAAGCCGCCGATTATCAATGTAGCTTTCACCCTTTTCTTTAATTCCGAAATCATACCTTCATTTAGTGCTTGCCCAACGAATTCTTCAAGTCCAACACCCCATTCAGGATGCAGAAGCACTTCACCCGGCGGGCATTTCATAGAGTCATTTACATAACACTCTATACACTCCCATCCTTCTATAATCCCGATATCTCCATTCTCGACCCTCAGACTCATATCCTTAACGGAATCGCCCATAGTGTTTCAATTCTAAGTATTATCATTTGCCGAAGGTATAACATGATGGCAGGGCGTGGAAACTCTTCTCAACTCCAAAGATTTTTAGCTTTGTGCTTTTACTGTTTGCGACCCCAGGATGGGAGCACCTGTTACCGGACATGTTGGCCATGTCCTGTCTGTCACGACGCCACCTATCGCTGTATTCCCAAGCTTTACCTCTGGCGCCTTTATTTCGGCTGTCCCCTGAGCCGTTATTTTCACATCCCCGTTAACCTCGATTTCCATTTCACCCGTTGGCTTTAATCTCGCTTGCACAGAATCTTTTATGTTTATCTCTATCTCACCGTCCCTTTTTATACGAACTTCCGTCCCGGAAGCGTGTTTCAGAACCATCTCCCCCTCATCACAGGATGGCGGTCTATCTCCTCCAAACAAACGGCCTATAACAACAAATTCACCGTGAACATTAGCCACCAAAACCTCGTCCCCCACATCTGGCATCATCAAAAGCCCATATCCATTCCCGCTGTATAGTGCAGCCA from Thermoproteota archaeon harbors:
- a CDS encoding baseplate J/gp47 family protein, with amino-acid sequence MKTAREIYEELKTALLARTTDFTNFNPGSRIRSLLEAIAVRLEEIQFTISANYRSLFITTATGDALTLRAKELGVERMDGEDDEHLRKRAILAWYKHSGATINGIKAWCFEVEGVEDVQVIPNAFGLGTAKVLIWSRDEDGNLVPASSELIQDVQNILTERAPIGVMLKAVVPDVYPIDVNCEVKPFSVSSSAEAAIRNHLNSLPPGQDVILAKLIAIVLDAGAEDVRFIYPRGNVEIPEDSKVTAGQIQVSPWGSHSKEALL
- a CDS encoding phage baseplate assembly protein V, translated to MFEIGVVREVDVENYRVKVEYISSGLVTDWIRVAALYSGNGYGLLMMPDVGDEVLVANVHGEFVVIGRLFGGDRPPSCDEGEMVLKHASGTEVRIKRDGEIEINIKDSVQARLKPTGEMEIEVNGDVKITAQGTAEIKAPEVKLGNTAIGGVVTDRTWPTCPVTGAPILGSQTVKAQS